One Bacillota bacterium genomic region harbors:
- the cybH gene encoding Ni/Fe-hydrogenase, b-type cytochrome subunit — MQKRVLVWEAPVRLFHWVAVISMFSLAVTGYYIGFPFLTASGEASSSYLMGWMRAVHFVAAFVLGIACLIRLYWFFTGNEYARFRDWIPVGGVRRSLFWRQVKYYLFLTRKRPEVLGHNPVAGLSYLIVLLLILGQGLIGFALYAEAYQDGFWRSAFGWLLPLFGNQNLRLTHHLLMWVFAAFLIVHLYMSVLAEIEERNGTLTSMFGGYKTEEQPDAYRDLAYREAAAVGEKPED; from the coding sequence ATGCAGAAGCGAGTTCTTGTATGGGAGGCCCCGGTACGGCTCTTTCACTGGGTTGCGGTGATCAGTATGTTTTCGTTGGCGGTTACCGGCTACTATATAGGCTTCCCGTTCCTCACAGCGTCCGGTGAAGCCTCTTCTTCCTACCTGATGGGCTGGATGCGCGCCGTTCATTTTGTGGCGGCGTTCGTCCTCGGTATAGCCTGCTTGATAAGGCTCTACTGGTTTTTTACCGGCAACGAATACGCCCGGTTCCGGGATTGGATCCCTGTCGGCGGTGTGCGCCGGAGCTTATTTTGGAGGCAGGTCAAGTACTACCTCTTCCTCACGCGAAAGCGCCCCGAGGTTCTGGGACACAACCCGGTGGCGGGACTCAGTTACCTTATCGTATTGCTGCTGATCCTGGGTCAGGGCCTGATCGGCTTCGCCCTCTATGCGGAAGCGTACCAGGACGGGTTCTGGCGGAGCGCGTTCGGCTGGCTGCTGCCCCTGTTCGGCAACCAGAACCTGCGTCTGACGCACCACCTCCTGATGTGGGTCTTCGCCGCTTTCTTGATTGTCCATCTGTATATGAGCGTCCTGGCGGAGATCGAGGAGCGCAACGGCACGCTGACAAGCATGTTCGGCGGTTACAAGACCGAAGAACAGCCGGATGCGTACCGGGACCTTGCCTACAGGGAAGCCGCCGCCGTCGGCGAAAAACCCGAAGACTAA
- a CDS encoding nickel-dependent hydrogenase large subunit, whose protein sequence is MPKIVIDPVTRIEGHLRVEAEVSGGKIGEAWSSGTMFRGIETILKGRDPRDAWVFTQRICGVCTTVHAITSVRAVEDALGVQIPPNARMIRNIIEAIQYVQDHVIHFYHLHALDWVDIVSALDADPDKTSRLAQSVSDWPKSSATYFKGIKERVAAFVKSGQLGPFANAYWGHPAYKLPPEADLMAVAHYLEALEWQREVIKAHAILGGKNPHLQTYLVGGMAGAADPNSQAALNADSIANLKGLFAKAKEFVDKVYLPDVLAVAPFYLEWAGIGEGLGNFLSYGDFPLTDTRDNDNPGNLFLPRGVILNRDLGKVHPVDQEKINEYVTHSWYSYQDDGKPMHPWQGETKPKYTGPNPPYESLDTKGKYSWLKAPRYDDKAVEVGPLARMLVAYASGHERVKYWVDAALSKLGVGPAALFSTLGRTAARCIETVVMAEQLIPWTDELAVNLGKGDLRIHEQKHWEPSTWPAEAEGWGWTEAPRGALGHWIRIKNGQIENYQCIVPTTWNASPRDAGGQPGAYEAALKGTEVADPDKPLEILRTIHSFDPCIACAVHLLEPGRRKQ, encoded by the coding sequence GTGCCCAAGATTGTAATTGACCCCGTAACCCGTATCGAAGGACACCTGCGGGTCGAAGCGGAGGTTTCGGGTGGAAAAATCGGCGAGGCGTGGAGCAGCGGCACCATGTTCCGCGGGATCGAAACCATCCTGAAGGGACGCGACCCGAGGGATGCTTGGGTTTTTACCCAGCGGATATGCGGCGTGTGCACGACGGTTCACGCCATCACCTCCGTGCGCGCGGTGGAAGACGCCCTCGGCGTCCAGATCCCGCCGAACGCACGGATGATACGCAACATCATCGAAGCGATTCAGTACGTTCAGGACCACGTCATCCACTTCTATCACCTGCATGCCCTGGACTGGGTCGATATCGTCAGCGCGTTGGACGCGGACCCGGATAAAACGTCCCGGCTGGCGCAGTCCGTCTCCGACTGGCCCAAGTCCAGCGCGACCTACTTCAAAGGAATCAAAGAACGCGTCGCGGCCTTCGTAAAAAGCGGGCAGCTGGGTCCCTTCGCGAACGCTTACTGGGGGCACCCGGCGTACAAGCTGCCGCCGGAAGCCGATCTCATGGCCGTGGCCCACTATCTGGAGGCGCTGGAGTGGCAGCGGGAGGTCATTAAGGCCCACGCGATCCTCGGCGGCAAGAACCCGCACCTACAGACGTACCTGGTAGGCGGGATGGCCGGCGCGGCGGACCCGAACAGCCAGGCGGCGCTTAACGCCGACAGCATCGCCAATCTAAAAGGGCTTTTCGCCAAAGCAAAGGAATTCGTCGACAAGGTATACCTGCCGGACGTGCTGGCGGTGGCGCCGTTCTACCTGGAATGGGCGGGCATCGGCGAGGGGTTGGGCAACTTCCTCTCCTACGGCGACTTTCCGCTTACCGATACGCGGGACAACGACAATCCCGGCAACCTCTTCCTGCCCCGCGGGGTTATCCTGAACCGGGACCTCGGTAAGGTTCATCCGGTTGATCAGGAGAAGATAAACGAGTACGTAACGCACTCGTGGTACTCTTACCAGGATGACGGCAAACCCATGCACCCGTGGCAGGGGGAGACCAAACCCAAATATACGGGTCCCAACCCGCCTTATGAATCCCTGGACACAAAGGGGAAGTACTCGTGGCTTAAAGCCCCGCGTTATGACGACAAAGCCGTGGAAGTGGGGCCGCTCGCGCGGATGCTGGTCGCTTACGCCTCGGGACATGAAAGGGTGAAGTACTGGGTGGACGCCGCGCTGTCGAAGTTAGGCGTCGGGCCGGCGGCGCTCTTTTCCACGCTGGGCCGGACAGCGGCCCGCTGCATCGAAACGGTGGTGATGGCCGAGCAACTGATACCGTGGACCGACGAACTGGCGGTCAACCTCGGCAAGGGAGACCTGCGCATCCACGAGCAAAAGCACTGGGAACCGTCCACCTGGCCCGCCGAAGCGGAAGGCTGGGGCTGGACGGAAGCGCCCCGAGGCGCGCTGGGCCACTGGATAAGGATTAAAAACGGCCAGATCGAAAACTACCAGTGCATCGTGCCCACCACCTGGAACGCTTCCCCGCGGGACGCCGGCGGTCAACCCGGCGCGTACGAAGCGGCCCTCAAGGGCACCGAGGTTGCGGATCCCGATAAACCGTTGGAAATTTTGCGCACGATACATTCCTTCGACCCGTGCATAGCCTGCGCGGTTCACCTTCTGGAACCCGGCCGCCGGAAACAGTAA
- a CDS encoding hydrogenase small subunit, translated as MLAALERKGISRRDFLKFCGVIGAVLAVPAEGIGRIAEALASVRRPSVVWLEFQDCAGCSESFLRASRPTAAEIVLDVLSVDYHETIMAAAGRQAEEAKEAAIKTGGHLVIVEGSIPTKENGLYCCVGGRTAMELLSEAAKGAAAIIAVGSCASFGGLAAAKPDPTGAVGVRDLVKGVPVINLPGCPVNAVNITATVVHYLTYASLPKLDEYGRPLFAYGKRVHDNCERRAHFDAGQFVEAWGDEGHRKGWCLYKMGCKGPECYSNCPTVRWNEGTNWPVGAGHGCIGCTQPGFWDAMTPFYRRLPNVPGFSVESGADKIGIGLAAAAAAGVVTHVVGTAVRRNKAKAEENKDNS; from the coding sequence ATGCTTGCCGCCCTGGAGCGCAAAGGGATTTCCCGCCGGGATTTTCTGAAGTTTTGCGGCGTTATCGGCGCTGTGCTGGCTGTTCCGGCAGAAGGGATCGGCAGGATCGCCGAGGCGCTGGCATCAGTCCGCCGGCCTTCGGTAGTATGGCTGGAATTCCAGGATTGTGCCGGGTGCAGCGAATCGTTCCTGCGCGCTTCCCGCCCGACTGCCGCTGAGATCGTGTTGGACGTGCTGTCGGTGGACTACCACGAAACGATCATGGCGGCGGCGGGACGGCAGGCGGAAGAAGCTAAGGAAGCAGCGATCAAGACCGGCGGGCACCTCGTTATCGTGGAGGGCTCTATCCCCACCAAGGAAAACGGTCTTTACTGCTGCGTAGGCGGACGGACCGCGATGGAACTGCTGTCCGAGGCAGCCAAGGGCGCCGCCGCAATCATCGCTGTGGGCAGTTGCGCCTCTTTCGGCGGGCTGGCCGCCGCAAAACCAGATCCCACCGGCGCCGTGGGCGTGCGGGACCTGGTCAAGGGCGTACCGGTGATAAACCTTCCCGGGTGCCCCGTAAACGCGGTGAACATAACGGCAACGGTGGTTCATTATCTCACCTACGCATCATTACCCAAACTGGATGAATACGGCAGACCTTTGTTCGCATACGGCAAACGGGTCCACGACAACTGTGAACGCCGCGCTCACTTTGACGCCGGTCAGTTCGTCGAGGCCTGGGGGGACGAGGGGCACCGGAAGGGCTGGTGCCTGTACAAAATGGGCTGCAAGGGCCCCGAATGCTACAGCAACTGTCCCACCGTCAGGTGGAACGAGGGAACCAACTGGCCGGTAGGCGCCGGCCACGGCTGCATCGGCTGCACTCAGCCGGGTTTCTGGGACGCGATGACGCCCTTCTACCGGCGGCTGCCGAATGTACCGGGTTTCTCGGTGGAGTCCGGCGCGGATAAGATCGGGATCGGTCTTGCCGCTGCCGCCGCCGCGGGGGTCGTTACACATGTGGTAGGGACCGCGGTGCGGCGGAACAAAGCAAAAGCCGAAGAGAACAAAGATAATAGTTAA